From the genome of Vibrio gangliei, one region includes:
- a CDS encoding carbohydrate ABC transporter permease, whose protein sequence is MNTIATKDNKMNTSVEAANAENNRTIRREKINAFIRYSVLIIVGFMMLYPLLWMFTAAFKPNHEIFTSMSLIPSEWSLDGFINGWKTGTEFTFGHYIINTFLYVLPKVFFTVVSSTIVAYGFARFDIPWKKFWFATLIATILLPQTVLLIPQYLMFREMGLLDSYLPLYLPLAFATQGFFVFMLVQFLRGVPTDMEEAAMIDGCNSMQVLWHVVVPVIRPAIISVALFQFMWSVNDFLGPLIYVSSVEKYPIALALKMSIDVTEGARWNEILAMASIAIIPSIVVFFMSQKYFVEGVSNSGIKG, encoded by the coding sequence ATGAATACTATAGCTACGAAAGATAATAAAATGAATACTTCAGTAGAAGCTGCAAATGCAGAAAATAATCGAACTATTCGTCGTGAAAAAATTAATGCATTTATTCGTTATTCTGTATTAATCATTGTTGGTTTTATGATGCTGTATCCACTTTTATGGATGTTTACCGCAGCATTTAAGCCAAACCATGAAATTTTCACTTCAATGAGTTTAATCCCAAGTGAATGGAGTTTAGACGGCTTTATCAATGGCTGGAAAACCGGTACAGAGTTTACCTTTGGTCATTACATTATTAATACTTTCTTATATGTATTGCCTAAAGTGTTTTTTACTGTGGTGTCTTCAACCATTGTGGCGTACGGCTTTGCTCGCTTTGATATTCCATGGAAGAAGTTTTGGTTTGCAACATTAATTGCCACCATCCTTCTACCACAAACGGTGCTATTGATTCCTCAGTACCTAATGTTCCGTGAGATGGGGCTATTAGATAGTTATTTGCCGCTGTATTTACCACTGGCATTTGCAACACAGGGCTTCTTTGTCTTCATGCTCGTGCAGTTCCTACGTGGTGTACCAACGGATATGGAAGAAGCCGCCATGATTGATGGTTGTAACTCAATGCAAGTGTTATGGCATGTGGTGGTCCCTGTGATCCGCCCAGCGATCATCTCTGTTGCTTTGTTCCAGTTCATGTGGTCGGTGAATGACTTCTTAGGCCCACTTATCTACGTATCGAGTGTAGAAAAATATCCAATTGCGCTTGCTCTGAAAATGTCCATCGACGTGACAGAAGGTGCTCGTTGGAATGAGATTTTAGCAATGGCGTCTATCGCAATCATTCCTTCCATCGTGGTGTTCTTCATGTCTCAAAAATACTTTGTTGAAGGCGTCTCAAATAGCGGCATTAAAGGTTAA
- a CDS encoding oligogalacturonate-specific porin KdgM family protein, whose protein sequence is MKKMLTLSLLALAVTSTAASATSINIRHEWKPEYGDKNDSAHADRIAVSHRFKSGIGFEVEAKWKSNNEDAYGDMSGNGQQANISYRWKINDTFSLTPQFKLESGADKVGYQGNLTLGYKATDDISTSIRYRYHYENFKTSAGKPNSHYNRITLAAGYNGVQDWKFGLSTDYTIKQEGQEVWNGEKYGFSEINGKITYTGIGGGWAPFVEIGVTPADKNAAGDDDKDDWRPRYRVGLVYSY, encoded by the coding sequence ATGAAAAAGATGTTAACTCTATCGTTATTAGCTCTCGCAGTGACTTCCACTGCCGCTTCTGCGACTTCAATTAATATTCGACATGAATGGAAACCAGAATATGGTGATAAAAACGACAGTGCTCATGCTGACCGTATTGCAGTAAGCCATCGCTTCAAAAGTGGTATTGGCTTTGAAGTCGAAGCAAAATGGAAGAGTAATAATGAAGATGCTTACGGCGATATGAGTGGTAACGGACAGCAAGCTAACATTAGTTACCGTTGGAAAATTAACGATACCTTCAGCCTAACACCACAATTTAAATTAGAATCTGGTGCCGATAAAGTCGGCTACCAAGGTAACTTGACCCTTGGCTATAAAGCAACAGACGATATTTCAACCTCTATCCGCTATCGTTACCACTATGAAAACTTCAAAACATCCGCTGGCAAACCAAACTCTCACTACAACCGAATCACATTAGCGGCAGGCTATAACGGTGTTCAAGATTGGAAATTCGGTCTAAGTACTGATTACACCATCAAGCAAGAAGGTCAAGAAGTGTGGAATGGTGAGAAATACGGTTTTTCTGAAATCAACGGCAAAATCACATACACCGGTATTGGTGGTGGCTGGGCACCGTTTGTTGAAATTGGTGTCACACCTGCCGATAAAAATGCAGCTGGCGACGATGATAAAGACGATTGGCGCCC
- a CDS encoding carbohydrate ABC transporter permease, protein MYENRKLGLAYLSPYIIGLILFTAFPFVSSFLMSFTDYDLMTTPNFVGVENYRYMLLEDGTFWKSMNVTFLYVFLTIPVKLAFALLIAFILNFKLRGIGFFRTAYYIPSILGSSIAIAVLWRALFAIDGVLNGLLGVIGLDPINWLGEPSFALFSITLLRAWQFGSAMVIFLAALQNVPQSQYEAAMIDGASKWQMFMKVTVPLITPVIFFNFIMQTTQAFQEFTAPYVVTGGGPMKSTYLISLYIYETAFKYFDMGYGSALAWSLFVVVAIFTAITFRSSKYWVFYSGDKGGK, encoded by the coding sequence ATGTATGAAAATCGTAAGCTGGGTTTAGCATACTTATCTCCCTACATTATCGGGTTGATACTGTTTACTGCTTTCCCTTTCGTATCGTCATTTTTGATGAGCTTTACTGATTATGACTTGATGACCACACCAAACTTTGTGGGCGTTGAGAACTATCGGTACATGCTTCTTGAAGATGGCACATTCTGGAAATCAATGAACGTGACATTTTTGTACGTTTTCTTGACCATTCCAGTAAAACTGGCTTTTGCTCTTCTTATCGCTTTTATCTTGAACTTTAAACTTCGTGGTATTGGCTTCTTCCGTACTGCTTATTACATCCCGTCAATTCTAGGTAGTAGTATTGCTATCGCCGTTTTATGGCGTGCATTGTTTGCTATTGATGGTGTGCTGAATGGACTACTTGGTGTTATCGGCCTCGATCCAATCAACTGGTTAGGTGAACCTTCATTTGCACTCTTTTCTATCACTTTATTACGTGCGTGGCAGTTTGGTTCGGCGATGGTTATTTTCTTAGCTGCGCTACAAAACGTACCACAGTCTCAATATGAAGCGGCCATGATTGATGGTGCAAGTAAGTGGCAAATGTTCATGAAAGTGACGGTGCCTCTTATTACCCCAGTTATTTTCTTTAACTTCATTATGCAAACCACCCAAGCATTCCAAGAGTTTACTGCGCCATACGTAGTAACCGGTGGCGGCCCGATGAAATCAACGTATTTAATCTCACTATATATATATGAAACAGCATTTAAATACTTTGATATGGGATATGGTAGTGCTTTGGCATGGTCTTTATTTGTCGTCGTAGCCATATTTACAGCAATTACATTCCGCTCATCAAAATACTGGGTTTTCTACTCTGGCGATAAAGGTGGGAAATAA
- a CDS encoding ABC transporter ATP-binding protein: MAQVKFKKLEKVYSNGFKAVHGIDLTIQDGEFLVIVGPSGCAKSTTLRMLAGLENISGGEIQIGDRVVNNLAPKDRGIAMVFQNYALYPHMTVEENLAFGLKLQKLPKEEIEQRVKEAAAILEIEDLLDRLPRQLSGGQAQRVAVGRAIVKKPEVFLFDEPLSNLDAKLRASMRVRISDIHKHLKASNSPATSVYVTHDQTEAMTMGDRICVMKLGEIMQVDTPEELYNNPKNMFVAGFIGAPEMNLNEVTLTEEGNDLYAELEGQRLLISKEKAGNIKLNGYTKTVFGVRPDDITVATDEDDDSNVLRGDIIRMENMGHEVFVYFKVASKTLTARVPVDVVKSRVGFGSEKNVRFKVQMEKTHIFDAVSEKNISLDN, from the coding sequence ATGGCTCAAGTTAAATTTAAAAAATTAGAAAAAGTATATTCCAATGGTTTTAAAGCGGTTCATGGCATTGATCTAACGATTCAAGATGGTGAGTTTTTAGTGATTGTTGGCCCATCAGGCTGTGCGAAATCAACCACATTACGTATGTTGGCGGGGTTGGAAAATATCAGTGGTGGCGAAATCCAAATTGGTGATCGTGTGGTGAATAACCTGGCGCCAAAAGATCGTGGTATTGCGATGGTATTCCAAAACTATGCTCTTTATCCACACATGACTGTTGAAGAGAACCTAGCGTTTGGTTTGAAACTGCAAAAATTGCCAAAAGAAGAAATTGAACAGCGTGTTAAAGAAGCGGCTGCAATCTTAGAAATTGAAGATTTGCTCGATCGTCTTCCACGCCAGCTTTCTGGTGGTCAAGCCCAGCGTGTCGCGGTAGGGCGTGCGATTGTGAAAAAACCAGAAGTGTTCTTGTTCGATGAACCTCTATCGAATCTGGATGCAAAATTACGTGCTTCGATGCGTGTTCGTATCTCGGATATTCACAAACATTTAAAAGCCAGCAATAGCCCAGCAACCTCAGTGTATGTGACGCATGACCAAACCGAAGCGATGACGATGGGAGACCGAATTTGTGTGATGAAGCTAGGTGAAATCATGCAAGTGGATACCCCTGAGGAGCTTTATAACAATCCTAAAAACATGTTTGTCGCCGGCTTTATTGGTGCGCCGGAAATGAACCTCAATGAAGTGACTTTAACCGAAGAAGGTAACGATTTGTATGCTGAATTAGAGGGTCAACGCCTTTTAATTTCAAAAGAGAAAGCTGGAAATATCAAATTAAATGGCTACACCAAAACGGTATTTGGTGTGCGTCCAGATGATATTACCGTTGCTACAGATGAAGACGATGATTCTAACGTGTTACGTGGCGATATCATTCGTATGGAGAATATGGGGCATGAGGTGTTTGTTTACTTCAAAGTGGCAAGTAAAACATTAACCGCTCGTGTGCCTGTAGATGTAGTCAAAAGCCGTGTCGGTTTTGGCTCAGAAAAGAATGTACGTTTCAAAGTACAAATGGAAAAAACTCACATTTTCGATGCCGTATCAGAAAAAAATATTTCATTAGATAACTAA